In Clavibacter californiensis, the sequence ATCCCGGCGATGAGGAGCGCGAGGCCCATCGCGCCGAGGGCGACGCCGAGCGAGTCGGATCCGGCGGCCTTCAGGAACTCCATCGACACGGCGCCGGCGACCACCATGATCGAGCCGACGCTGAGGTCGATGCCGCCGGTCGCGATGACGAGGCACATGCCCACGGCGATCATGAGGACAGGCGCCGCGGCGCGGAGGATGTCGACGAGGTTGCCGACGAGGTTGCCCGTGTCCGGGTTCACCGACAGGGCGAGGTAGCCGGGGTCCTTGGCGACGTTCACGGCCAGCAGCAGGATGATCGCCACCGAACCCCAGAACCAGGGCCGGTGCAGCAGGTCGGCGAACGGGCGGGCGGTCGCGGTCTTGGTGCCGCTCATCGGCGGGCCTCCTCGGCGGATGCGGATGCGGATGCGGATGCGGGGTCGCGGGCGGGGTCCGGCACGGCGTCGAGGTCGACGACGGACATCCCCTCCTCGGCGATGGTGGTCACGATGGACTCGGCCGTCACGTCCGGCCCGGCCTCGAGCTCGGCGATCTTGCGGTGGTCCTTGAGCACGACGATGCGGTCGCTGAGGCGCACCACCTCCTCGAGCTCCGAGGAGATGAAGACGACGGCGACGCCCGTGTCGGCGAGGGCCGCGACCTGCTCCTGGATCTCGGCCTTCGCGCCCACGTCGATCCCGCGGGTCGGCTCGTCGAGGATGAGCAGCTCCGGCTCGGTCGCGAGCCACCGCCCGAGCAGCACCTTCTGCTGGTTGCCGCCCGACAGGTTCCGGATGGGGCGGTCGGGGTCGGCCGGGCGCACGTTGAGCTCGGTCAGGTACTTGGAGACGATGCGGTCCTTCTCCTTGGCCGACAGCGGCCGGGCCCAGCCGCGCTTCGCCTGCACGGCGAGCACCAGGTTCTCCCGCACGCTGAGGTCGCGGATGATGCCCTCGTCGCGGCGGTTCTCGCTGGAGAACGCGATGCGGCGCTTCAGCGCCTTGGCGGGGGAGGTGATGGCGACGGATGCGCCGTCCATGGTGACGGATCCCGAGTCGGGCCGGTCGACGCCGTAGAGGAGGCGCGCGAGCTCGGTGCGGCCGGAGCCGAGGAGGCCGGCGAGGCCCACGACCTCGCCGCGGCGCAGCTCGATGTCGGTCGCGTCGAGCGACCCCTTCCGGCCGAGGCCGGTGGCGCGGTAGACGGGCTCGCCGTCGGCGACCCGACGGCTGGCGCGCTCGCGGTCGAGGGAGCGGAGAGCCTGCAGGTCCTTGCCGATCATCTGGGCGATGAGGCCGGCCCGGTCGATGTCGCGGGTGAGGTGCTCGCCGACGCGCTTGCCGTTGCGGAGCACGGTGAGGCGGTCGCTGATCGCGAAGACCTGGTCGAGGAAGTGGGAGACGAAGAGGATGGCGACGCCCTCGTCGCGGAGGCGGCGCATCACGCGGAAGAGGCCCTCGACCTCATCGGCGTCGAGGCTGGAGGTGGGCTCGTCGAGGATGAGCACCTTCGCGTCGATGACGGTGGCGCGGCTGATCGCGACGAGCTGCTGCAGCGCGAGGCTGAGCGAGGAGAGGGGGGTGCGCGGATCCAGGTGGCCGAGCCCCACGCGGGCCAGCACCTCGGAGGCGGCCGCGTGCGTGCCCTTCCAGTCGATGCCGAACCGGCCGCGGCGCTCGTGGCCGAGCATGACGTTCTCGCCGATGGTGAGGTTCCCGCAGAGGTTGACCTCCTGGTAGACCGTGGAGATGCCCGCGGCCTGCGCGTCGGCGGTGCCGGAGAGGCGGCGCTCGGTGCCGTCGACGACGACCGTGCCGGAGTCGATCCCGTAGACGCCCGTGAGCGCCTTGATCAACGTCGACTTGCCGGCGCCGTTCTCGCCCATGAGCGTGTGGACCTCGCCGGGGAAGAGGCGGAGGTCGACCCCGTCGAGCGCCTTGACGCCCGGGAAGGAGATGGTGATGCCCCGCATCTCGACGATGGGGATGGGTGCCTGCATGGCGCGTGCTCCTTGTCTGCCGGGCGCCGGCTGCGCGCGGCAGCGGGGCTCTCGACGGGCGGGGGCGGCGGGGCGGGTGATCCGCCCCGCCGCCGTGTGTTCCGTGCGGGCGGGTTAGAACTTCCGGTCGGGCAGCGCGGAGGCGGCCTTCTCGGGCGAGTCGAACGTGTCCGACGGGACGACGATCGAGGACTCGACGCTCTCGCCGGCGAGCAGCGACTTGACGGCCGTGAGGGCGGTGTCGCCGAACAGCGGGTTGTACTCGGCGACGAAGCTGAGCTGGCCGTCGGCCAGGGCCTGCAGCGCGCTCTTGGTGCCGTCGATGGTCGCGATCTTCACGTCCTTGCCGGGCGTGAGGCCCGCCTCCTGGACGGCCTGGACGGCGCCGAGGCCCATCTCGTCGTTCTGCGCGAAGACCATCTGCACGTCGTTGTTGTTCGACTTGAGCACGGTCTCGAAGACGCTCTTGGCCTCCTCGGTCGACCAGTTGGCGGTCTGCGCGCCGATCTTCGTGAAGGCGGTGTCGGCGCCGATGACGTCGTTCCAGCCCTCGTTGCGCTCGTTGACGACCGAGACGCCCGCGGGTCCCTCGAGCGTGAAGTACTTGCCGCCCTCGGGCAGCGCGGTCTTCGCCCAGTCGGCGACCGACTCGCTCACGGCGATGTTGTCGGGCGCGATGCGGGTCGCGTAGAGCGAGGTGTCGTCCGGCTCGATGCCGCGGTCGATGAGGACCACGGGGATCTCGGCCTCCTTGGCGCGCTCGAGCGAGTCCTCCCAGCCGGAGCCCTCGGTGGCCGAGAGCAGGATCACGTCGACGCCCTCGTCGACGAACGACGTGAACGCGTCGATCTGCGACTTCTGGTCGTTGTTGGTGGCCGGCGCGTACTTGAGGTCGAACCCGGCCTCCTTCGTGAAGGTGTCCTGGATGTTCTTCTCGTTGGCCTGGCGCCAGGCGCCCTCGGGGCCGACGGCGACGAACCCGACGGTGGTGGTCTCGCCGCCGCTGTCGGCCGCGCCGCCCGCGGTGTCTCCGGTGCCCGAGTTGCTCGAGCAGGCCGCGAGTCCGAGGGCGATGGCCCCGGCTGCGGCGATTGTGGCGATGCGCCTCTTCGTGAACATGTATCTCCTCCTTGAGATGTCGGGACTACTGCGTCCCGTTCCGGTCCTCGGGGACCGGCCGTGCTGCGGTTGCGCGGGGTGCTGCCGCGTGCTCGGGATGTTACCGGTAACAGTCCTTGCCGCACAAGGCCTGTCTCACCGAGGACACCTCAGGGGCGCAACGTCGGCAGCGGGAAGTCCGCCTCGTCGTCCTCGTCGGCGGGCGCCGCGATCAGCTCGACGAGCGTGTCGACCGTCACGCCCGGCCCGTTGGCCAGCTCGCCGATCTTCTCCCGGTCCTTGAGCACGACGATCCGGTCGCTCACGCGCACGAGCTCATCGAACGCGCTCGAGATGAACACCACGGCGACGCCCTCGAGCGCGAGCTGCGCGATGTGCGCCTGGATGTCGACCTTCGCGCGGATGTCGACGCCGCGGGTCGGCTCGTCGAGGATCAGCACGCGCGGCCGGATCGCGAGCCAGCGCGCGAGCAGCACCTTCTGCTGGTTGCCGCCGGAGAGCTGGCCGGCGGGCGTCGCGGGATCCGCCGGCGTGATGCCGAAGTGCTCGATGTGCCGCTCGACGAGGTCCTCGCGCTCGGCCTTGGAGAGCGGATGCGCCCAGCCGCGCAGCGCCTGCAGCGCGAGCACGATGTTCTCGCGCACGCTCAGCTCGCCGATGAGTCCCTCGGCGCCGCGGTCCTCGGCGGAGAGGGCCACGCGGTTCCGCAGCGCGTCGGCCGGCCGGTCGATCACGATGTCGCGCCCGCCGAGCGTCACCACGCCGCCGTCGGCCCGGTCGGCGCCCGCGAGCAGGCGCGCGAGCTCGGTGCGGCCGGATCCGCGGAGGCCCGCGATGCCCACCACCTCGCCCGGGTGCAGCTCGAGGTCCACCGGCCGCAGCATCCCGCGCCGGCTGACGCCCGCGGCGCGGTACAGCGGGGGCCCGACGGGATCCACGCGGTGCGCCCGCCGCTGCGAGCCGATGCGCGTGAGGTGCGCCACGTCCGAGCCGATCATGCGCGCGATCAGCTCGGCCCGGTCGATCTCGTGCGGCAGGTGGTCGCTCACCTTCACGCCGCCGCGGAGCACGGTCATCCGGTCGCTGAGGGCCAGCACCTGCTCGAGGAAGTGGGAGACGAACAGGATCGCGACGCCCTGGTCACGGAGGCGGCGGATCACCTGGAACAGGCGCGCCACGTCGTCGGCGTCGAGGCTGGAGGTGGGCTCGTCGAGCACCAGCACGCGCGGCCGGTCGACCATGGCGCGGGCGATGGAGACGAGCTGGCGGCTGGCGGGGGAGAGGTCGGAGAGGCGGTCGCGCGGATCCAGGTCCGCGAGGCCGAGCTCGGCGAGCATCGCGGCCGCACGCGCGTGGGTGGCGCGCCAGGAGATGCCGAGGCGGCCGTGCGCCTCGTGGCCGAGCATCACGTTCTCGCCGACGCTGAGGTTCTCGACGAGGTGCGACTCCTGGAACGCGGCCTGGATCCCGAGGGCGCGCGCGTCCGCCGGCCCGCCGAGCCGCACGGGCTCGCCGTCGACGAGGATCTCACCCGACCGGATCCGATGCACGCCGAGCAGCGCCTTGATGAGCGTGGACTTGCCTGCGCCGTTCTCGCCGAGCAGCGCGTGCACCTCGCCGGGGTGGAGGTCGAGGTCGACGCCGTCGAGCGCGACGCCGTTCGGGAACGCGACGGTGATGCCGCGCATGCGCACGGTGGGACCGGTCGGGGACGAGCCCCGCGCGGAGCGGCCGGGCGCGGGCGCGGGCACGGTCGGGGCCGTCGTGCCGGTCGGGCGGCTCGTGGGCGATCCCCATGCGTGACGCACCTGCTGCTCCTCGGTCTCCGGGCCGTCGTGGCCGCGCGCCGGGTGGTGCCGGCTGGCTCGACTGTAGCGGCCGGGATCGGCCCCGGCGAGGGGCGGGGGCGCCGGAACCCCCTGGTGTCGGATTCAGTCCACGTGGCGGGCGGCGGCGCTGGAGTCGCGCACGATGAGCTCGGCCGGGATCCGCGTCGCCTGCGGGATCTCGCGCCCCTCGATCGCGGCGATGAGCACGTCGACCACGAGCGATCCGAGCGCCGGGAAGTCCTGCCGGACGGTCGTGAGCGGCGGGAGGAAGTGGCGCGAGACGGGCAGGTCGTCGAAGCCGACGACGCTGAGGTCCTCCGGCACGCGGATCCCGCGGTCGTGCAGCCCGTGGATCACGCCGAGCGCCATCTCGTCGTTCGCCACGAAGACCGCCGTGTACTCCGGCACCGCGGTGAGCCTCTTCGCGAAGTCGTAGCCGAAGTCGCTCGACCAGTCGCCGATCACGATGGGCCGCTCGCGCATGCCCCACGCCCGGGTGCGCGCGTGGAAGGCGCGCTCGCGGGCGCGCGCGTCGAGCCAGTCGAGCGGGCCCGAGACGTGCAGCACGTCGCGGTGGCCGAGGCTCGCGAGGTGGTCGACCGCGAGGCGCGTGCCCGCGGACTGGTCGACCGAGACCGTGAGGAACGCCGGATCCTTCTCGGCCTTCACCACGAGCGTCGGCAGCCCGGTCGTGATGGTGCGGAGCACGGCGACGGACGACGAGCGCGGCGCGACCACGCACAGCGCGTCGATGCCCTGGCTGGTCAGGTGGCGCACGGCCTCCTCGGGCGTCGCGTCCTCGTCGTCGCGCAGGGCGAACGACGCGACCGAGTAGCCGCCGTCGCGCGCCGACCGCTCGATGGCCCGCAGGATGCTCGACGGCCCGAACTCCACGGCGCTCTCGATGAGCACGCCGATGCGCAGCGCCTGCTGCGTGACGAGCTGCCGGGCCGCGCTGTTCGGCCGGAAGTCGAGCTCCGCCACGACCTCGAGCACGCGCTGCCGGGTCGACTCCTTCACCTGCGGGTGCCCGTTGAGCACGCGCGACACCGTCATGTGCGAGACCCCCGCGCGCTCCGCGACCTCGCGGAGCCCGAGCCGCTCGCCGCCGCTCCTGATGCTCACCCGTGCTCCATCCGGCATCCTCCGAGGCGGCGACGGACGTCGCGCCCGCCGGGTCGCGGGCTGGTCGGATCCCCATTGCTGGGCACACCCTACCGGGGCGGATCCGCGCGGGGCCGGGTGCGATGACCGCCGGGCACTCGCTCGACCCGTCCGACGAGCCCGCCCCCTGCGAGCCCGCTGACCGGATCGTGCGACCCCGGGACACCCGCCACCCGCCGCCGTAGGCTGATGCATGGCCTCCGACACCGCACCCCGAGACCCCGCCGCGCCCCTGTACCTCGACGTCGTCGACGGCTGGTGGCGCGCCGCCAACTACCTCTCCGTCGGCCAGATCTACCTGCTCGACGACCCGCTGCTGGAGCGCCCGCTCACGCGCGACGACATCAAGCCGCGACTCCTCGGGCACTGGGGCACGACCCCGCTGCTGAACTTCGTCTACGCGCACCTCAACCGGGCGATCATCGAGCGCGACCTCGACATGATCTACATCGCCGGCCCCGGCCACGGCGGCCCCGGCATGGTCGCGAACGCCTACCTCGACGGCACGTACTCGGAGCTGTTCTCGGCGGCGACGCCCGACCGCGACGGGCTGCGGCACCTGTTCCGCCAGTTCTCGTTCCCCGGCGGCGTGCCGTCGCACGCGGCGCCGGAGACGCCCGGATCCATCAACGAGGGCGGCGAGCTCGGCTACTCGCTCGTGCACGCCTACGGTGCGGCGCTCGACAACCCCGACCTCGTGGTCTCCTGCGTGATCGGCGACGGCGAGGCGGAGACCGCGACGCTCGCCTCCAGCTGGCACCTGAACAAGTTCCTCGACCCGGAGTCGGACGGCGCCGTGCTGCCGATCCTCAATCTCAACGGCTGGAAGATCGCGAACCCGACGGTGCTCGCGCGCATCCCCGAGGAGGAGCTGCTCGCGCTCTTCACCGGTCACGGCTACTCCCCGCGGATCGTCTCGGGCGGCTTCGACGGCGAGGACCACGCGGCTGTGCACGAGCGGTTCGCGCTGGCGCTGGGCGAGGCGCTCGACGACATCAGCCGGATCCAGCTCGCGGCCCGCACGGGCGGCAGCGAGGAGCGGCCGGCCTGGCCGATGCTGATCCTCCGCACGCCCAAGGGCTGGACGGGACCGCGCGAGGTCGACGGCAAGCAGGTCGAGGGCACGTGGCGCGCGCACCAGGTGCCGCTCTCCGGCGTGCGCGACGACCCGGACCACCTGCGCCAGCTGCAGGAGTGGCTCGAGAGCTACCGCCCGCACGAGCTCTTCGACCGCGACGGACGCCTGACGCCCGCGCTCCAGCCGAACCGGCCCGAGGGCGACCGGCGCATGAGCGCGAACCCGCACGCGAACGGCGGCCTGCTCCGGCGCGACCTCCGGCTGCCGCCGCTCGAGGTGAACGCGATCGACCTGAGCGACGGCCGCGGCGTCATCGCCGAGCCGACCCGCGTGCTCGGCGGCTGGCTGCGCGACGTGATCGCCCGCAACCCGCTCGACTTCCGGATCTTCGGCCCCGACGAGACCGCCAGCAACCGGCTCGACGACGTGTACGAGGTCACCGCGAAGGCGTGGCAGGGCGAGGTGCTGCCGGTGGACGAGCACCTGGCGCACGAGGGCCGGGTCATCGAGATCCTCAACGAGAACATCACGCAGGGACTGCTCGAGGCGTACCTGCTCACCGGCCGGCACGGGCTCTTCACCTCGTACGAGGCCTTCATCCACGTCGTCGACTCGATGTTCAACCAGTACGCGAAGTGGCTCGAGTCGAGCTCGAAGGTGGAGTGGCGGCGGCCGGTCGCGTCGTTCACGTATCTGCTGTCGTCACACGTGTGGCGGCAGGATCACAACGGGTTCTCGCACCAGGACCCCGGCTTCCTCGACCACGTCGTGAACAAGCGGGCCGAGATCGTGCGCGTCTACCTGCCGTTCGACGCGAACTCGCTGCTCGTGACGATGGACCACTGCCTCCGCGGCACGGACCTGATCAACGTCGTGATCGCCGGCAAGCAGCCGACCGCGAGCCTGCTGTCGCTCGAGGAGGCCCGGGCGCACGGCGCACGCGGCGTGGGCGTGTGGGAGTGGGCGGGCACCGAGGTGCCGGGGCTCGAGCCCGACGTGGTGGTCGCGTGCGCGGGCGACATCCCGACGGTGGAGGCGATGGCGGCGGTGCAGATCCTCAAGCGGGAGATCCCGCAGCTGCGCGTGCGCTTCGTCAACGTGGTCGACCTGATGCGGCTGCAGGACTCGACGCAGCACCCGCACGGCCTGGACGACGGATCCTTCGACGCGCTGTTCACGCGTGACAAGCCCGTCGTGTTCGCGTTCCACGGCTACCCGTCGCTCATCCACCGCCTCACGTACAAGCGGCACAACCACGAGAACATGCACGTGCGCGGCTTCGTGGAGCAGGGCGGCACGACCACGCCGTTCGACATGCTGATGCTCAACGACCTCGACCGGTTCCGGCTCGTGATGGACGTGATCCGCCGCGTGCCGCACCTCGAGACCACCTACGCGGCGCTGTCGCAGCGCATGGACGACGAGCGCATCGCGCACCGGGTGCACACGCGCCAGTTCGGCGAGGACATGGACGACGTGTCGGGCGCGGAGGGGCTGCCGTTCGCGGATCCGTCGCGGCAGACGGCGATCGACACGGGGGACGACAACGCGTAGGGGGGGCGCGTCCCCGCTGGCCGGACCGCCCTCCACCGGTCGGACCGCCGTCAGCCGGCGGGGGTGGCGTCCGCAGTCGGCGTGGCGACCTGGCCGGCCGGCCCGTGGTCGAACAGGCCGATCGCGTTGCCCTCGCTGTCGCGCACGTAGGCCCAGCGGTCGGTCTCGTTGAGCATCTGGATCCCGCCCATCGCGGATCCGCCGTGCGCCTCGACCTCGGCGACCGTCTCCTCGATGGAGTCCACGGTGATCACGATGGTGGGGTGCGGCACGTCCGCGCGCCGGTGGAGGTCGCCGTTGATCCCGTCGTCCGAGCCGGTGAGGATCATGCCCGCGTCCTCCCCCCACGGCTCGTAGCGGAAGCCGAAGACGGCGTAGTAGAACGCGCTCGCGCGCGCCATGTCGTCGGCGGGGATCTCGAAGTGCTCGACAGCGGCCATGCGCCATGATCCTGCGGCTGGGGAAAACCCGTCAAGGGGTCGGAGCGGATGCGGTGGCGGCGGCGGCGACCACGACGACGGCGCCGCCACCTCCGAGGAGGTCGCGGCGCCGTGGACGATGCGGGGCGGGGCGGGGATCAGCGGACGAGCTGCGCCCCCGCCGGAGCGACCCGCGTGACCGCCTTCGCGACGATGGAGATGGAGTCCCCGGCGCGCACGACGATCTCGGACTTGTCGGCGTACGTCCCGCCGTTCCACCAGTAGGCCTTCTTCTCGGTCCCGCGGTGATATGTCACGGCGACCTGGTAGGTGCCCGGTGCGATGTCCTTGATGAAGGCGGCGGCGCCGTACCAGGAGTACTCGGAGTACTTGACGACCCCGCCCTGGTACAGGTTCACGATGGTGTAGTCGCTGTCCCAGCCCGCGGCGGCGAGGCCGGTGACCGTCGTGGTGACGGAGGGGCTGATCGCGAGCTGCGCGTACACGCTCGACATCTGCGTGCCGCGCGTCGCGCGGTAGACCGATGCGGTGGCGAGGGTCCCGGTACCGCCGACCCACTGCGAGGCGAGCGCGGGGGCGGAGTAGCGGGTCGCAGACACGTACGCGTAGTAGTCGCCCGGGACGATCCCCGTCATCTCGAAGTTGCCCGAGGCGTCCGTCTGCACGTTGCGCGCGCTGTACGGCGTGGATCCCTCGACAGCGGACGAGGTCGGCACGAGGTAGACGGTCGCGTTCGCGACCGAGGCGTAGCTGGAGTCGTAGATCCAACCGGTGACCCGGGCACCGGCATCGAGCACGGTGTTGATCCCGAGCACCGTCTGGCTCCAGTTCGCGACCGTCACGACCGTCGCGGAGCCCTCATCGTCAGCGTCGCCGTACCACTCACCGGTCAGGCCCGAGGGATTGGGCGACGGAGCCGAGTACTGCACCTTGTACGCACCGGGCTGGATGTCTCGCACGGTGAAGCGCCCGAAGTAGTCCGTGTAGGCGCTTCCGCCGTACCAGTCTTCCTCGGTCGCGCCCGTCACGGTGACGAGGGCGTTCTCCACCGGAGAGCCATCGGCGGCGGTGACCGTGCCGCTGACCGTGGCCGCGCGCTTCACGACCATGTCGATGCGGACCGTGCCGTCGGCCTGGACGGCGAACGTCTGAGCCGCGCGGTAATCCCGTGTCGGACCGAGGTACTGCTCGATGTACTCACCGGCGACCTCCACATAGGCCCGCAGCGAGTACTCGCCCGGCCGCAGGTCGGTGATGCTGAACGAGCCACCGGTGAACTGCGTGCCCGCCTTGTCCCAGCCGTAGTCGGGGTCGGTCACCTCGATGTAGCCATCGGTGATGAGGTTCTCCGGGCTGACCGAGCCGAGGTAGACGCTGCCCGTCACCGTGGCGTTCCACGGCTGCTGCGGGAGCTGCACGTTCTCCGCGACGACCGCCGCGGTCCTCGCGCTCGTGCGAGCGGTCGTGGAGAAGCCGGACGCGGTGCCGACGGCGGTCGCTGTGATGCGCTTGCCGACCTCAGCAGCCGTGACCACGTACTCATTCGCGGTCGCCCCGGGGATCTTCACATCGTTCGCGTACCAGACGTACGTGAAGGTCGGCTTCGGCGTCCAGAGGCCGGGCACGATGCGCAGCGTGTAGCCGACCTTCGCATCACCGACGATGACCGGCTGCGTCGACGCGATCGCCGGCTTGCCGACCGCGGCGGTCGCGACGCTCGTCTTGCTCGTCGTGACGTAGCCCGCCAGCTTCGCGGTGATCGTCACCGTGATCGTCTTGCCGAGGTCGGCGGTGCCCACCGTGTAGGTCGAGCCGGTGGCGCCGGTGATCGCGGTGGTGCCCACGGTCCACTGGTACGTGAAGGCCGGGGTCGGGGTCCAGGATCCGGTCGCCGCGGTGAGGACGCCGCCGACCGATGCGGAGCCGGTGACGGTCGGCGCAGACGCGACCGTGAAGGCCTTGGCGGCCGGCGCGGCGATGACCGCGGCCGAGCCGGCGCTCGTCTTCGACGCCGACGTGTAGCCCGAGAGCGTGCCCGTCACGGTGACGGTGATGCGCTTGCCGACGTCCGCCGCGACGGGGACGTACGTGGAGGCGGTCGCGCCGCTGATGGCCACGTTCGAGGCGAACCAGCGGTACGTGAACGTCGTCGGCACGGGTGCCCAGGTCCCCGGCGCCGCGGTCAGGGTGGCGCCGACCTGGGCGGTGCCGACGATGGTGGGCGTCGGCACGGTCGTGAAGGTCGACGGGCTCGTGACGGGCGCCGC encodes:
- a CDS encoding carboxypeptidase regulatory-like domain-containing protein, coding for MTTARRRALVGLLSLALVASAQAGMATSAVAADAPAASTTAVGTAAVTFTTAPQPSITGTAQVGSTLFAVTGTWAPQPDSFTFKWWSNGVAISGATGSAYTLVAADLGKKITLTVTANKAGYTSLAKSSAATATVAAAPSPVAFTTVPTPTITGTPKVGTPLTAATGTWAPVPTTFAYRWFVANVAVTGATASTYTPVAADVGKRITVTVTGSRSGYTTAAKTSAASAAVVAAPVTTPSTFTTVPTPTISGTAQVGSTLTAAPGTWAPVPTTFSYRWFVANVAVSGATASTYAPVAADLGKRITVTVTGSRSGYTSASKTSAASAAVVAAPVTSPSTFTTVPTPTIVGTAQVGATLTAAPGTWAPVPTTFTYRWFASNVAISGATASTYVPVAADVGKRITVTVTGTLSGYTSASKTSAGSAAVIAAPAAKAFTVASAPTVTGSASVGGVLTAATGSWTPTPAFTYQWTVGTTAITGATGSTYTVGTADLGKTITVTITAKLAGYVTTSKTSVATAAVGKPAIASTQPVIVGDAKVGYTLRIVPGLWTPKPTFTYVWYANDVKIPGATANEYVVTAAEVGKRITATAVGTASGFSTTARTSARTAAVVAENVQLPQQPWNATVTGSVYLGSVSPENLITDGYIEVTDPDYGWDKAGTQFTGGSFSITDLRPGEYSLRAYVEVAGEYIEQYLGPTRDYRAAQTFAVQADGTVRIDMVVKRAATVSGTVTAADGSPVENALVTVTGATEEDWYGGSAYTDYFGRFTVRDIQPGAYKVQYSAPSPNPSGLTGEWYGDADDEGSATVVTVANWSQTVLGINTVLDAGARVTGWIYDSSYASVANATVYLVPTSSAVEGSTPYSARNVQTDASGNFEMTGIVPGDYYAYVSATRYSAPALASQWVGGTGTLATASVYRATRGTQMSSVYAQLAISPSVTTTVTGLAAAGWDSDYTIVNLYQGGVVKYSEYSWYGAAAFIKDIAPGTYQVAVTYHRGTEKKAYWWNGGTYADKSEIVVRAGDSISIVAKAVTRVAPAGAQLVR
- a CDS encoding LacI family DNA-binding transcriptional regulator, with translation MSIRSGGERLGLREVAERAGVSHMTVSRVLNGHPQVKESTRQRVLEVVAELDFRPNSAARQLVTQQALRIGVLIESAVEFGPSSILRAIERSARDGGYSVASFALRDDEDATPEEAVRHLTSQGIDALCVVAPRSSSVAVLRTITTGLPTLVVKAEKDPAFLTVSVDQSAGTRLAVDHLASLGHRDVLHVSGPLDWLDARARERAFHARTRAWGMRERPIVIGDWSSDFGYDFAKRLTAVPEYTAVFVANDEMALGVIHGLHDRGIRVPEDLSVVGFDDLPVSRHFLPPLTTVRQDFPALGSLVVDVLIAAIEGREIPQATRIPAELIVRDSSAAARHVD
- a CDS encoding sugar ABC transporter ATP-binding protein gives rise to the protein MRHAWGSPTSRPTGTTAPTVPAPAPGRSARGSSPTGPTVRMRGITVAFPNGVALDGVDLDLHPGEVHALLGENGAGKSTLIKALLGVHRIRSGEILVDGEPVRLGGPADARALGIQAAFQESHLVENLSVGENVMLGHEAHGRLGISWRATHARAAAMLAELGLADLDPRDRLSDLSPASRQLVSIARAMVDRPRVLVLDEPTSSLDADDVARLFQVIRRLRDQGVAILFVSHFLEQVLALSDRMTVLRGGVKVSDHLPHEIDRAELIARMIGSDVAHLTRIGSQRRAHRVDPVGPPLYRAAGVSRRGMLRPVDLELHPGEVVGIAGLRGSGRTELARLLAGADRADGGVVTLGGRDIVIDRPADALRNRVALSAEDRGAEGLIGELSVRENIVLALQALRGWAHPLSKAEREDLVERHIEHFGITPADPATPAGQLSGGNQQKVLLARWLAIRPRVLILDEPTRGVDIRAKVDIQAHIAQLALEGVAVVFISSAFDELVRVSDRIVVLKDREKIGELANGPGVTVDTLVELIAAPADEDDEADFPLPTLRP
- a CDS encoding phosphoketolase family protein; translation: MASDTAPRDPAAPLYLDVVDGWWRAANYLSVGQIYLLDDPLLERPLTRDDIKPRLLGHWGTTPLLNFVYAHLNRAIIERDLDMIYIAGPGHGGPGMVANAYLDGTYSELFSAATPDRDGLRHLFRQFSFPGGVPSHAAPETPGSINEGGELGYSLVHAYGAALDNPDLVVSCVIGDGEAETATLASSWHLNKFLDPESDGAVLPILNLNGWKIANPTVLARIPEEELLALFTGHGYSPRIVSGGFDGEDHAAVHERFALALGEALDDISRIQLAARTGGSEERPAWPMLILRTPKGWTGPREVDGKQVEGTWRAHQVPLSGVRDDPDHLRQLQEWLESYRPHELFDRDGRLTPALQPNRPEGDRRMSANPHANGGLLRRDLRLPPLEVNAIDLSDGRGVIAEPTRVLGGWLRDVIARNPLDFRIFGPDETASNRLDDVYEVTAKAWQGEVLPVDEHLAHEGRVIEILNENITQGLLEAYLLTGRHGLFTSYEAFIHVVDSMFNQYAKWLESSSKVEWRRPVASFTYLLSSHVWRQDHNGFSHQDPGFLDHVVNKRAEIVRVYLPFDANSLLVTMDHCLRGTDLINVVIAGKQPTASLLSLEEARAHGARGVGVWEWAGTEVPGLEPDVVVACAGDIPTVEAMAAVQILKREIPQLRVRFVNVVDLMRLQDSTQHPHGLDDGSFDALFTRDKPVVFAFHGYPSLIHRLTYKRHNHENMHVRGFVEQGGTTTPFDMLMLNDLDRFRLVMDVIRRVPHLETTYAALSQRMDDERIAHRVHTRQFGEDMDDVSGAEGLPFADPSRQTAIDTGDDNA
- a CDS encoding ABC transporter substrate-binding protein, which encodes MFTKRRIATIAAAGAIALGLAACSSNSGTGDTAGGAADSGGETTTVGFVAVGPEGAWRQANEKNIQDTFTKEAGFDLKYAPATNNDQKSQIDAFTSFVDEGVDVILLSATEGSGWEDSLERAKEAEIPVVLIDRGIEPDDTSLYATRIAPDNIAVSESVADWAKTALPEGGKYFTLEGPAGVSVVNERNEGWNDVIGADTAFTKIGAQTANWSTEEAKSVFETVLKSNNNDVQMVFAQNDEMGLGAVQAVQEAGLTPGKDVKIATIDGTKSALQALADGQLSFVAEYNPLFGDTALTAVKSLLAGESVESSIVVPSDTFDSPEKAASALPDRKF
- a CDS encoding sugar ABC transporter ATP-binding protein, which translates into the protein MQAPIPIVEMRGITISFPGVKALDGVDLRLFPGEVHTLMGENGAGKSTLIKALTGVYGIDSGTVVVDGTERRLSGTADAQAAGISTVYQEVNLCGNLTIGENVMLGHERRGRFGIDWKGTHAAASEVLARVGLGHLDPRTPLSSLSLALQQLVAISRATVIDAKVLILDEPTSSLDADEVEGLFRVMRRLRDEGVAILFVSHFLDQVFAISDRLTVLRNGKRVGEHLTRDIDRAGLIAQMIGKDLQALRSLDRERASRRVADGEPVYRATGLGRKGSLDATDIELRRGEVVGLAGLLGSGRTELARLLYGVDRPDSGSVTMDGASVAITSPAKALKRRIAFSSENRRDEGIIRDLSVRENLVLAVQAKRGWARPLSAKEKDRIVSKYLTELNVRPADPDRPIRNLSGGNQQKVLLGRWLATEPELLILDEPTRGIDVGAKAEIQEQVAALADTGVAVVFISSELEEVVRLSDRIVVLKDHRKIAELEAGPDVTAESIVTTIAEEGMSVVDLDAVPDPARDPASASASASAEEARR
- a CDS encoding VOC family protein — translated: MAAVEHFEIPADDMARASAFYYAVFGFRYEPWGEDAGMILTGSDDGINGDLHRRADVPHPTIVITVDSIEETVAEVEAHGGSAMGGIQMLNETDRWAYVRDSEGNAIGLFDHGPAGQVATPTADATPAG